The bacterium sequence GGCGAGAAGATCCTCTTCGCCTACCACCCCGACTTCTCCATGGGTCACGGCGGCGCCGAGGAGGATTTCCCTGCCCTGGACGTCCTCTATCAGCTGGATCGCGGGCTGACCATCGGCCGCGACGCCGGGGGAACCCTGGTCGCGCGATCCACCCAGCCTCTGGCGTCGATGGGCATGGACGACGTGTCCGCGGCCGTCGATCTGCCGGCGGGCCGCCCGTTTCCCCTGGAGACTGCGCTAGTCTACCGCAGCGAAGGCGGCGGTTTGGCCTTCATGCTGAACGAGGCGCTGCCGCACGTCCAGCTCCAGCCGGCGCTCAGCCAGGACGAGCGCGCCCCGTCGGCCGCCCGCATCTCCGTGGTCGACGCGAGCGGCGCCCGCGTCGAGACCATCGTCGTCAAGGACGACGAGCGCGAAGAGACGGTGCGGATCGGCGACACCGAGGCGATCCTGCGCCTGGGTTCGGTGGTGATCGATCTGCCCTACTCGATCCACCTGGACGACTTCCTGCTGCTCAACTATCCGGGCAGCCGCAACCCCGCCAGTTACGAGAGCCACGTGCGCCTCTACGACGCGGACCGGGGCATCGACGGCCGGCCGGTGCGCATCTACATGAACCACCCGCTGTCCCACCGCGGCTACAAGCACTTCCAGTCGTCCTACGATCCGGACGAGCTCGGCACCGTCCTCTCGGTCAACTACGACCCAGGCAAGGTCCCGACCTACCTGGGCTACACGCTGCTGGCCCTCGGCTTCCTGATGATCCTGGCCCGCGACCTCATCTGGCCGGTGCGCAAGGACGAGCGCGAAAGGAGCGCGGCATGAAAAACCTCATCGCCCCGGCCCTGGCCGCGGCCGCCCTGGCCATCCTGGCCTGCGCACCCGCGGCGACGGCCCAGACCCGCGGCCACGATAACACGCCCCGGTTCAACTACCTGGACGCGTCGAACCGCGGGCTGACGCGCACCCTCGCCATGCAGGACTTCCGCGGACGCATGAAACCCGTCGATACCCACGCGCGCGAGATCGTCATGAAGATCACCAAGCGGGAACATTTCGAGGGCTGGGATCCGCAGGACCTCTACTTCAGCTGGCTGACCAACCCCGCCTTCTGGTACGACCACGACCTGATCTACGCGAAGCACCCCGGCGTCAAGGCGCTGCTCGGCATCCCCGAGGACAGGGGCGAGGCCCACTTCGGCTCCCCCGGCAAGGCCGCCTGGGTGAGCGCGTCCAGCCTGATCGACGGCAACCAGTACGTGCTGGGAGACGCCGTGCGCGAAGCCCTGCGCACACCCGACGCCGAACGCTCCAAGACCCAGCGCAAGCTCCTGAAGTTCGACGAGCGCTTCAACATCTTCTGGAACGTGATCAACGGCGGCGGCCTGCGGATCTTCCCGATCCCGGGCGATCCCAACCACGCCTGGGCCGACTTCAACGACGTTCGGGAGCTGGACCTCGGGGCCGAGGTCGCCGAGGTCGCGGACGCGCTTGTCTCCGCGCTGCGCGACATGGACAACGCGCGCATCGCCG is a genomic window containing:
- a CDS encoding cytochrome c biogenesis protein ResB; this translates as MYSREPHVQLEVDGDLQSFPVRLYRPGDPGPGRTLTAGGRDYRVSVEEYWPHFAQRLQAADTGPAALRLVVIGESGPEELFLLDGEARSPGGVRMRYVEGPLPAAADGARWGTVRVHVDGETTRCDVPDTLPATFASAGWTFTITEFQSDFKVGGGTSYEGDLGNPMIRVAIAAPDGREGEKILFAYHPDFSMGHGGAEEDFPALDVLYQLDRGLTIGRDAGGTLVARSTQPLASMGMDDVSAAVDLPAGRPFPLETALVYRSEGGGLAFMLNEALPHVQLQPALSQDERAPSAARISVVDASGARVETIVVKDDEREETVRIGDTEAILRLGSVVIDLPYSIHLDDFLLLNYPGSRNPASYESHVRLYDADRGIDGRPVRIYMNHPLSHRGYKHFQSSYDPDELGTVLSVNYDPGKVPTYLGYTLLALGFLMILARDLIWPVRKDERERSAA